Proteins encoded by one window of Haematobia irritans isolate KBUSLIRL chromosome 2, ASM5000362v1, whole genome shotgun sequence:
- the LOC142225077 gene encoding uncharacterized protein LOC142225077, with protein sequence MNLCEEKRLRQHLENVSIGDKKPSALLREMRELSCGKISEELLRTLWIQRLPSTTKAILSVSEDIIEKLALMADKIYDQSDSVASVSLCTEADRLSCLEKQIQDRQRRTQRYSRSSSRNRNKSFTSSALCWYHKKFGAQATKCRSPCDFNRSGNH encoded by the coding sequence ATGAATTTGTGTGAAGAAAAGCGTTTACGACAACATTTGGAAAATGTAAGTATTGGTGACAAAAAACCTTCGGCATTGCTAAGAGAAATGCGTGAATTGTCTTGCGGTAAGATATCTGAAGAATTGCTAAGAACATTATGGATTCAACGTCTTCCCTCAACTACAAAAGCCATTCTTTCGGTAAGTGAAGATATAATTGAGAAACTTGCTTTGATGGCGGATAAAATTTACGACCAGTCAGATTCGGTTGCCTCAGTTAGCCTTTGTACGGAGGCAGACCGTTTGTCTTGTcttgaaaaacaaatacaagaCCGCCAGCGCCGAACTCAAAGATATTCCCGCAGCTCCTCACGAAACCGCAACAAATCCTTTACATCATCGGCTCTTTGTTGGTATCATAAGAAATTCGGCGCACAAGCAACAAAATGTCGATCTCCTTGCGACTTCAACCGTTCGGGAAACCATTAA